In Amphiura filiformis chromosome 2, Afil_fr2py, whole genome shotgun sequence, one DNA window encodes the following:
- the LOC140146592 gene encoding LOW QUALITY PROTEIN: ADP,ATP carrier protein-like (The sequence of the model RefSeq protein was modified relative to this genomic sequence to represent the inferred CDS: substituted 1 base at 1 genomic stop codon): protein MAGSKEFWVSFSKDLAAGGIAAAISKTCVAPIERVKLLLQVQHVSKQLTPDQHYKGIVDCFVRVTKEQGFFSLWRGNLANVIRYFPTQALNFAFKDKYKRMFIGGVDKKTQFWRFFAGNLASGGAAGATSLCFVYPLDFARTRLAADVGKGAGQREFTGLVNCLTKVFKSDGPLGLYRGFVVSVQGIIIYRAAYFGFYDTAKGMLPQQYQRNILISWMISRRXLTGSGILSYPFDTVRRRMMMQSGLKGKEIQYKNTLHCWRKIAAAEGPRAFFKGAFSNILRGTGGALVLVLYDELKKFLF, encoded by the exons ATGGCAGGATCAAAAGAATTTTGGGTCTCTTTTTCAAAAGATCTTGCAGCCGGTGGTATTGCCGCTGCTATTTCTAAAACATGTGTAGCACCTATTGAAAGAGTAAAGTTGCTATTACAG GTACAACATGTCTCCAAGCAGCTGACACCAGACCAACATTACAAAGGTATCGTAGACTGTTTTGTCCGCGTCACAAAGGAGCAAGGGTTCTTCTCACTATGGCGTGGCAACTTGGCCAATGTCATCAGGTATTTCCCGACTCAGGCCCTCAACTTTGCTTTCAAGGATAAATACAAGCGCATGTTCATTGGTGGCGTCGACAAGAAGACACAGTTCTGGAGATTCTTTGCTGGTAACCTGGCCTCTGGTGGCGCTGCCGGTGCAACCTCACTCTGCTTTGTATACCCACTTGATTTTGCCCGTACCCGTCTAGCTGCTGATGTAGGAAAGGGCGCAGGGCAAAGAGAGTTCACTGGCCTTGTCAACTGTTTGACCAAGGTCTTCAAGTCTGATGGACCCTTGGGTCTTTACAGAGGTTTCGTCGTGTCTGTTCAAG GTATCATCATCTACCGTGCAGCCTATTTCGGTTTCTACGATACCGCTAAAGGCATGCTCCCACAGCAATACCAGCGCAACATCTTGATCTCTTGGATGATTAGCAGACGGTAACTCACAGGCTCTGGTATCTTGTCCTATCCATTTGATACCGTCCGAAGGCGTATGATGATGCAGAGTGGTCTGAAAGGAAAGGAAATCCAGTACAAAAACACACTGCACTGCTGGAGAAAGATTGCAGCAGCGGAAGGGCCCAGAGCTTTCTTCAAGGGCGCTTTCTCAAATATCTTGCGTGGCACAGGTGGTGCCCTTGTCCTGGTTCTCTATGATGAATTGAAGAAGTTCCTTTTTTAA